The stretch of DNA GAAGTCATAGTAGTAGTTGTATAAAAGCTGTACTGGTTTTTCAAACTAGAACGTTGTAGCACATGGAGGAATCTGCCAATCGCCATATACAGGATCATACACTGCACAACAATACAAATGTTTCACAATAATAACTGTTTTAATCGTTGTATTTAATAAACCGTTGCAATAAACCAGTACAGAAATCGCATAGAGacgaataaatgtttttttttagagattaTGTTAGATTGAGTTTTATGGTCGCTCGTAAGAGATAAtaataagagagaaaatagaataaatattatatttacccGATTGTTCacaagaaaatagaaaatccaATGTCTAATAcggtgttttatttaaatatgcaacaTAAGTTGAGAAGAAACAAATGTGaaacacattaaaaatatatagaaataaacgAGTTGAATCCGAAATATGATTTTGGAGATCTCATGTGACTTCATGTAGAAAATGGGTGCATTCAGTACTACAAACGTTCAACGAGCGGTTGAGTAGCAATCGAATGTGATTGGTTTTTACCTTTGAAACCTTTGGTggattcaaaaataataaccaATCACATTCGACTGCTACTTAGGCTGCGTTCCAAAATTTACCGCCTGTACTggaaatttatagtttatgtcACGTATACTGTAGATTTTTAGTACTGACAGTGAATTTCTGAACGCATTCTTAAGGCCAATGTCCACGATGTTAGAAATCGGTATGTTCCGAGAAACATATAGCCAATAAAATTGCcgtttttccataaaaaatgcaaattgattggttagggcctatccagacaaacttgcataatcacataaacatatgcataaggaaattgattggacGGATCGGATTTCTCACCAGAATTTTAGTGAATTTTTGATCCTGCTATTTCTTCCGATCGGAACGCGTATTTCTGTCTGTTTAGAACATCCGGAACTGTCTGGAACGATCGATCGTTTGCATTTCCACAATCAAATTGTTACTTGCACCTTGTAAACGCCTCATTTCTTGTGTAAATATTGGCCGTACCCAGTATTTTCGCTGCATTCTGATATTTTCTTgcttttgcaataaaataatataacttaaataCAACTTTCGCACTCTCTCAAATACCGATACAGCATACCAAGTTGGCAAATTTTTCACTGTTTgcagtatttttaatatgattaataaaactgttttttcaTCCATCTCTATGAATTTAGGATATTTTTAGTCGCATTGAGATTAAAACTgtctaatataaaactgtctgttacaaaatatagtttACGTTTTTTCACACATGTGTCCGTTCCGTtccgtaaaaaatttctctaccAGTCCCATGTAGCAAAAACGAAACGGAAATatagttacaaaatatatttcactcTAATAATTCAGTATTTTTAAGTACTCATAACAatgtaatttgcaagaaaattgtagaaattatgtatataattgctTCAACCACatttaaataacgaaatattaaCGTAATTAAGTACATTTACCTGCGATCAAGGCGACATTTCGTTCCGTTTTTGCTACATGGGACTggtagagaaattttttacggaACGGAACGTGAGCGGAACATTCAATTCTAGTGAGAAATCCGATCCGTCATTCCGATCCGTGCTCAATGGGACTGCACCCTTAAGgcgggagcacagacttttgcataaagcataacgcataagcataaggaaattgattggtccgtttccttatgcatttgcttatgcttatatatagaccaatcaatttccttatgcttatgcgttatgctttatgtaaaagtctgtgctccggcctttaTGGaccaataaattttcttatgcatatgtttatgcgactaagggccactttttccaacgtcggttaactttaaccgactggtaacttttcagaatagccaactaaaaactcgaaacttgtatatacatatacatatacaaatttcGAGTTTTTAGTtggctattctgaaaagttaccagtcggttaaagttaaccaacgttggaaaaagtggccctataggtgtttacgataattcaagttcgagttagtttcactaggaccgaaaaatgagatagacataaccatctagaacctttatgatttatgacaactcgacgctgtcttgtattgcttgagttaaattaattgaatttgttgagtttatagagcaaattttattgtaataaaaaaatgtcaactgcaaatcagtctatgaaagaaacaaataatgttggtttgtatgttggtatacctctttaatagatataattatatatatatgtatataattatatttattaaactcaacaaattcaatgaatttaactcaagcaatacaagacagcgtcgagttgtcatgaatcataaaggttctagatggttatgtatatctcatttttcggttctagtgaaactaactcgaacttgaattatcgtaaacacccaatACAAGTTTGCCTGGATAAGCActtaagccttgtgtccacgatgctagaactcggtccgagatctcaGACCGAAggaaagttactagaactcggatcatgtacacactgaacttggatgcaaaactcgaataagaagctcgaacgaaaaaatgcgttgcgtcccatttttcggtacgagttattgcgagttattagattttactagtttcttttactatctgtcaagacaaaatataagatacttatagtgatacgagatactgtgaacaatataaataatattttagtaagtaattataaaattgaaaaaataagagaaatataattcttaaataaaataaattaataagattaataattaataagatttacataagtagttattattagttttaatgcagattaaattagacattaaaaatatattataacctatatatacatattatttttcaagaaaagtataataatatataaaattaattttcagaaaaaacttcttttgtaataaaaaatggataataaggaaaatgttaaaattttattaatgttatatcaacaacattcttgtttatatgttacaaaaagtgttgattatcataattgtataaaacgagatcaagctttacagataatctgtaatcagtacaaagaattaacaggacaaccactaacaactaaaattgcaaaaaaaaattaataatttaagatcacaatatctggaccatctaaataaaataaaacattcgaaatcaagcggtgcatcacttgatgatatctataaaccaacttggcaatataacatagatcagaaaatcatcgtaaagaatcgtaactcgattacaacgctaactatattcagccaagtataaatattattgttcgaggactcggaccgaaatctcggaccgagttctagtatcgtggacacaaggctttagGCCGGTTCTACAATAAGTTGCAAATACTCCGTCGCCAGTCGCGAATGCTCCGTCTTACTaaaaataactagaaataGCGCTTTCCAATTAGTAGTTGCCATCCTTTGCGAACGGCGACGGGGCATTTGCAACTTATTGTAGAACCAGCTTTAAGCCTTGTAtccacgatactagaactcAATCCGAGATCTTTGTCCGAGTtctcgaacaataatatttatacttggctgaatatagttagcgttgtaatcgagttacgattctttacgatgattttctgatctatgttatagaaaactcatatcttcaaacaaccaccaagttggtttatagatatcatcaagtgatgcaccgcttgatttcgaatgttttattttatttagatggtccagatattgtgatcttaaattattaattttttttttgcaattttagttgttagtggttgtcctgttaattctttgtactgattacagattatctgtaaagcttgatctcgtttcatacgattatgataatcaacactttttgtaacatataaacaaggatgttgttgatataacattaataaaattttaacattttccttattatccattttttattataaaagaagttttaactgaaaatcaattttatatattattatatttttcttgaaaaatatgtatatataggttataatatatttttaatgtctaatttaatctgcattaaaactaataataactacttatgtaaatcttattaatcttattaatcttattttatttaagaattatatttctcttattttttcaattctataattacttactaaaatattatttatattgttcacagtatcttgtatcactataagtatcttatattttgtcttgacaaatagtaaaagaaactagtaaaatctaataacttgcaataactcgtaccgaaaaatgggacgcaacgcattttttcgtttgagcttcttattcgagttttgcatccaaattcatagcgttttcgattatacaggatttgaacgacccagggttggttaatgacgtcattgcaacctctttaccaatgaaagacttgcatttatagtaaaatagtgattgatcaaccctgggtcgttcaaatcctgtataatcgaaaacgctatcagtgtgtacatgatccgagttctagtaactttccctcagtccgagatctcggaccgcgttctagtatcgtggacacaaggctttatAAACTTAAGTTTATGTGGATATGCCCTTGGCGTAGTAAAGTAATTCCATAAACGTAATAAGTATATAGCTTTTTCGATTAAACGGATTTTGATTTATCGCGGATCaattaatcactattttattatgaattcaAGTCCTTTATTGGCGGAGATCATGCAATCATATCTCCGCGAATAAAGGACTTGAAttcatagtaaaatagtgattaattGATTCAGAATAAATCGAACACTCGTCAATCGAAAATCGCTATTACTACGTCTATGGCATTTATGGTAATTTCGAAACAGCTATGACAGTGTATTGTTGTGACGTCATGTTGGCCATACTGCCAGTAAAACGGAACATAGTCGAAGAAAGGTAAGAGACACGTCCAGATACGTCAAATATGGCGGAAGCCGTTGTGGACGGGAGTCCGATGTCTCGATTTTTTTGCCACAAATGCAGTGTCGAAATTGAGCGTTTGTTGCCAGTAAGTACTTAGCAACAACTTTTGTGACGATTACTTGCTCGTTTGCGTTGTTTTGTCATGTGCAACCTCGTAAACATGTCGTAAAGAAATGGTCATTCCGAAAGATTGTCACTTCGAATCACATGCGAAAGTCTCTCTCCCACCCCTGTGAAAaacaattctttaatttattcttcgaTTTTTTATACCGAGCGGCAAATCAGTACTGCAATATATATGCCAGTTGCgtaaattgtgtaattttccTACTGCTTTATCTTAATAATGTTGAAGATTTTGAAATCATATTGACAGCAATAATTATACAGAATAAATCGCATTTATGACGATCACTtgctgtataatttttagtataatacCTGCCACATGATTGCATTTAAGATTCGTTTTTTACAATTGTTTCTCTTCAGTTCAACTCTATTATTTGTGCACGAATTACGTATCATAATTAACCTTTGAGACACGTACGCCTTTGCATCATTATTGCTGAATATATTTGTGTAGTAATACAATTGAATTGCTTTATAAACAGAGTTGCTAAATTCCAAAATGTTATGTCACAATTGTGAAATGAAATGAAATGTTTGTGTCTCGATATACTGAcaacaaaattgtatttatttatatatatatatatatatatatgtgtgtgtgtgtatgtatgtgtgtgtgtgtgcgtgtgatacaattaaaagaaataaatacaattttcttgtagtatgtatatatatgaaatttacaataagacaaatatgtatctttttataaattctttgaaaTTGCATCTTGCTGCTCTTGTAATTTTCCTTAGTTTTCATCTTTGTTACTTTCTTTAatgcattaattatatatctattttaggTTGAGAGTAGAAAGTACAACATAGTGCAGCTGTAAAGCTCACCTAAAACACGTCTATCTTtatgttttaaagaaattggTAAAATTGATAGAGGAGAGTAGAAAGGAGTTTACAAAACTCTTATCTCTCTACAAAACATAAAGATGTTTAAAAtcgtaataaattacatttctaaTATCTCGCATACCTATTGTATGTTGGTTGTTTACACAGTGTCAGggttatatttgtataaaagtaGTTTCTTCTTTCATGTATTGGTTGTCATTGTCTTGTTACTCTGGTATGTACAATTTCTTTGTGTGACGGTGATGTGTAATGGTTTTACTATCGATGAgtcaattgtatttaaaactatgaaatattgagatattaattaagacaaagatattaactattttattttatattacttttaaaatattaacatcatTATTACTTCatgaaaatatacaatataataaaaataccttttttttttataaattttatggttaaattgtttaattgctATGTATATtgctcttcctctctcttccCTCTTCTCACCCCTCCCCCCTTTTTCTCTGTTGAGGGTAGATCTTGCAAGATGAGATATAACAGATTCACATgggtgatattttatttagaattacacATGTCCACGATGTGCAAGCGGTTTTATCGAAGAGCTCGAAAGCAGCAGCAATGAGGGGAGTTCGGGCATGGATGTAAACAGTGAAGATCTGAGTGATGTGGATGTTGATATCTTAGGATATAACgtaagtaatttaaataaaccaAAGAATTGTTGATACAAaacatcttaaaaatatgtaactatTATGAACATTATCTTACTTGACAGTCTTCACATCGTTCTGATCGCGATCGTGACATAATAGAAATGATAATGGGACTTTCAAATACATATACCAATCAACAGTCAAATGCCACTCAACAACCGGGTACAGGTAACCGAAATTATGTGCTTGGGAGTAGAAGAAGATCTAATTGGTCTCGTGCTCCTCAAGAGGGACGTCGTGCCGCCAGGTATAACTATgattctttttctattaattccAAATATGACAGCAATATAGTATATAGTGATGTAATTGTCAACTTTCAAAGATAATCGATAGACAGTTGGAttcattcaaatatttaacatcaaaTTGAAGATGGTGTGTTTAACATCCTTCTTTTTCTTGACGTtatagaaaattgtaaaatgtagaCTGATcagttaaataaatgattgacaatttaatatctatctGTGCAATCTTTGGATTTTCTCTGATTGTTCGAGtttctgtaatatttgaaTCTTCTCATTTCTCTTATGTTGTTACATGTGTCGTGCACTTTCGCATAAAAGATattgtatgaaaattttgataaattattaatttgattcttTTACTCCAAGCAATCGTAGAAGACAGGAGAGTCTACAGGTGCCTATAGAGAATTTCATACAAGATTTTATTCTCAATCTCTCGGGAGCAGCGAGCCTAGGCCACTCGGTGGGACAAGATTCTCAACCATCTgtgtaagatattttatattacataattattatttgtgatattttaaaccatataattatatatagaataggTACATATTTCACgagcataaataataaataggtCAATGCTTGCAACACTTTACACATTCTTGAGATATATCTCAATAAGCAACATACAGTTTATTCAATTCTATTATGTTGTgttgtattaatttctatatatggATGtaagtagtaaaatatttcctatTCGTATCTGTCCGTACAATTTTTGGATTTTCTCTGATTGTTCGAGtttctataatatatgaatCTTCTTCCCATTTCTCATGTTGTTACATGTGTTGtgcacttttacataaagctgctcgtaaattatcattttaacaTGCTCCTTCAACAGTGCTGGCTACAGTaaacattcaaaaaatttatttatccatgGGGCTACAAGTTATAaacaatttgatttaatttttagtgttactaaaataaaacaaaataatgtagaTTCAATATTAGACTGTTCTTGGGAAATCCTGGAGATTATGTTTGGGGTCGTGATGGATTAGATGCTATCGTTACCCAATTGTTGAATCAAATGGACGGTACTGGACCTCCACCTTTACCGCGCAAGCAGATTGACGAAATACCTACAACTACTATATCACAAAGCCAAGTTGGTCAGTATTTACAGTCAGTGTTAAtgtttagtttattattatatgcattttgatacttttttttctgtctttattttttaagttcttATCAACTTGAGTACGGTGTACACGACAACATTGTGTATacacaattaaataacaattcaaATCGTTGATAAGGACTTGAAAGAATTGAACTAAGAGTTGTACTAAGCTCTCTTTcagatatatacaaatatatttattccaataaTAGTGCATGTCATTTCTGTTATCTGTCATAATTATCACTTTTCCAAGTTTTTTAATCATATCAATTTAGTAAtcacttttattacttttctttatatagATTGTAAATTACAATGTTCCGTTTGTTGGGAAGACTTCAAGCTATCTGAACCCGTTAGACAGTTACCTTGTCAACATGTTTATCACGCACCATGCATTGTACCCTGGTTGGAATTAGTAAGCTGAAgaattttcaagttttattaataatgtgtgCATACATTAGCATTGAGATATAAACTTTGCTAATTTGGTTTCTCTTTTggatttcttattttctagCATGGAACTTGTCCcatttgcagacaaaattTGGGAGATCAAAACTCGGCTGAAGCCAATCAAGCTACTGGAACTAGCTTAGCTGAATCCGCTTTAGCCGGAACTAGTTTTGCTGCTTTATTTAGGTAAGTTGATagatatttaaagaagaaatatacaatttttatctttagcgTTGAGATTTgttgaacattttttataaaccaaacatattattgaataatacatcagttacaaaaataattgtaatatttttgtatcgaTACATATCAATATTCGATGAAAATTCTAAAACGAGATCTAACCCAAATTATCATTTCATTTATTGACTCGATTTTctttattagataatttagGTTTTCATGTGTAAAAGAGTGAAATGAATGTAGCTGTTGTTTTAGAAGAATCTGCTTTAGACGGCattatttaagcaattttctctcgattttcttttgttacttttacaaaagtaACAGCATCGATAAATGCttttaatgcattattatttagtgGCACTGGCGGATcctggggggggggggttaaccctccccccctcttccaagttaaaaaacatcaattttgctggatctgtttcaaaaatcttggtaaaaatgcattaaagcagGTCAAACCCCCCCTCCCCTTTATTATCGACATCAGGATCCGCTAGTGTTTAGTGGtattagcaatatatatattctctttctctctttctctctctgtgtGTACAAGGCAATATCTATATCTATTGTAGAGCAGCAAATGAAGCAAATCGAACAGGACAACCAATCAGCCGAACATCGTCTACTTCATCATCTACTTCATCATCTACAGAGTAGTTCCAATACTTGTTGAAATTTGAGagtgatatttttcattcaattaCCTATTTAACCGAATGTATATCTATTTTCAACACACTGATACCATTTCTGGCACTTTTTGTCTTTAGTAATGcatatatatctctctttacagataatataagatattaactacaaaatttaaatcattagCTCTTAAACGTAATTGATATTGTCTTAACTTGAAGTGCTGTGTTCAAAAAGATAGTTTCATTTTGCTTTCGGCCAATTGTAAGCATAAATCGATATCAGTTTAAATCGGTTTGTTTGACTCTTTTAAAGAAGATTGAATTGGACACTAGATTGTCTCATATGATCCttaataatatcatttgaTTCAGTATCTGTAAATACTTGATTCAATAATTCTTGTGAAATGTGCCACGCATTGACGAATTATGAGCGTTATTACGTCTCTAATAAAAAGAGactttttttatgttctaATGTCAGTAAAATTGGAGGCGCAATTTAcgtttattataaagattatttatatatgagtatttttgttttgattggCATTAATTCTAGCAAACTCCGAACGGTagataattttctaatacttgtattatatttagattaaaagaaaagagagaaaattatttttatgtcgcCGAGACTCAGTAAAATTgatacatacattatttaatgaCTGTAAATGAGTTTAAAAATTCGCAATTTAGGGGACAAACAACTATTAAATTCAAACGGACAAGTGcgatgcaatatatatataagtattgaATACCATGAATATCGTGAATAAATACCGTGTGCATTAAACAGAACAAATTGATCGAGGATAGAAGATACTGTTTTCTCTGCAGAAATACATTTAGAACTCATTAAAATACATCACATGAATCAacaaatcattataaaaagcTGACAGAGTTAACTAAAACAAATGCAcatcaaaattacattatttcgttttttactttttttttactttagtaAGAATAAAGTATACTgaagataaataatcatttaaaaaaaattttttttaagctttATGTAACTGTCAATGACTGTCATATTACATGCATGTATACACAATCTTGATTTCCATCTGAGTCTCGACGAATAAAGGTACGAGTATGGAACGAATAGCCTTCGTTTCAATCATCTTGATGTCTAAAACCGTTTCATGCGAAATTTCCCTGctaattttcagaaaaatgatttttacaatacaatGATACAAATGATATAAGACATGGCACGAGTAACACCAGATTCTATCGTGCATAAGTACGCAGCGTACCTACATACTTCTGTAACAAAGATGATATACTTGAGAGAGAATATGCGCATCCTTGAAGATAAACCCTTACACTGCAGCAATTGATACAGTTACACAGTTGTATAAACATAAGATAGATTatagtgtaaaaaatataattagcgttcaaataatatatctaaattttttggcCGATGTGTCGCGCGTATATGAAATGGAGCGTCTTTACTTGTGTTACGCGATGGACAACGTACTAGTATGcgtttatataacaaaaatatcaagttatATGCTACTAAACATCTACTCAAATTTTATGCTTTGTATACTCTATTGCGCGTTTTCCTAAACTTCAACGATAATCCACTActtattttgaaaagaaaaaaaaagtatttcaatACTAAAATAAAGAGAGTGTTAAGATTGAATGAAGTTTAGCTTATGCAAACTTACAACTACTAGCATctgatttctttctttcgatAAACAGAACGGAGATAAAGAATACCAATATGCCTACATAGGCAATGATTTATATTGCATCCATAATAGatcacaatttaatttttgttttaacaacAAGAAAAAGATTCTGTGTACTCTTGCAAAACCTAATATCCCGTCAAACCCGCAAGTCTGCACATTTATATCTAAAGTGAATACAAATCGTTTTATTGTCAATTAAgtaattgcgaaaatgtcAAATGTACAGTTAGGAGCATCGAAAGCTATCCATTCGGGTACCTCTCAGTTTTTAAAAGCATCTACTACTACTTCTttatttctccattttttttcttggatATTAGATGAAGATTTGGCGTCCACCTCCATCTACTAATCTTCATCCGATATTCAAgagaaaatggaaaagtaaagaatgtagtaaataattttggaaagtGGTAAAGGCATCCGAGTGGATAGCTTTTGATGCTCCTGactgtacattaaaattttcagattaattGGACcttttagttatatatatatttttttctttatatatagtGAAAATACgtcaattacaaaaaaaaatatctgttgCAATGTGGTCACTGAGATCAACATTTGGTtcagttgcaaaataaatacattaattgtgCAGACGTTATAAATGAAAGAACAAACGATATTATTGTTCTAACAGTAGTAAcgttcaaaataatattgatatatcatatttttttggaaaaacgTATTTTCTCTAACCATTAGTGCATTCTCTTTATGTtcctcatattttttaatg from Linepithema humile isolate Giens D197 chromosome 2, Lhum_UNIL_v1.0, whole genome shotgun sequence encodes:
- the LOC105673686 gene encoding E3 ubiquitin-protein ligase Iruka isoform X2 — translated: MAEAVVDGSPMSRFFCHKCSVEIERLLPNYTCPRCASGFIEELESSSNEGSSGMDVNSEDLSDVDVDILGYNSSHRSDRDRDIIEMIMGLSNTYTNQQSNATQQPGTGNRNYVLGSRRRSNWSRAPQEGRRAASNRRRQESLQVPIENFIQDFILNLSGAASLGHSVGQDSQPSVLFLGNPGDYVWGRDGLDAIVTQLLNQMDGTGPPPLPRKQIDEIPTTTISQSQVDCKLQCSVCWEDFKLSEPVRQLPCQHVYHAPCIVPWLELHGTCPICRQNLGDQNSAEANQATGTSLAESALAGTSFAALFRAANEANRTGQPISRTSSTSSSTSSSTE
- the LOC105673686 gene encoding E3 ubiquitin-protein ligase RNF115 isoform X1; this encodes MAEAVVDGSPMSRFFCHKCSVEIERLLPNYTCPRCASGFIEELESSSNEGSSGMDVNSEDLSDVDVDILGYNSSHRSDRDRDIIEMIMGLSNTYTNQQSNATQQPGTGNRNYVLGSRRRSNWSRAPQEGRRAASNRRRQESLQVPIENFIQDFILNLSGAASLGHSVGQDSQPSVFNIRLFLGNPGDYVWGRDGLDAIVTQLLNQMDGTGPPPLPRKQIDEIPTTTISQSQVDCKLQCSVCWEDFKLSEPVRQLPCQHVYHAPCIVPWLELHGTCPICRQNLGDQNSAEANQATGTSLAESALAGTSFAALFRAANEANRTGQPISRTSSTSSSTSSSTE